The Peribacillus simplex genome contains a region encoding:
- the mmuM gene encoding homocysteine S-methyltransferase — MNKKISPIDAILRDHSVMILDGALATELERHGCDLDDPLWSARVLLENPEVIYQVHSDYFRAGADCAITASYQATVEGFALRGIQEKEALELIRKTVLLARKARDEFWKEEEYQAIRPKPLVAASVGPYGAYLADGSEYVGNYGVSDETLTAFHRSRISALIEAGADILAFETIPSLQEAKVLHTLLKDYPEVYAWLSFSLKNEKAISDGTLLEECTRLFGDSEQIAAIGINCAPISGITEAIQVLRSNTHKPIIVYPNSGETYNPETKTWHGEESCNRFDLKSEEWHHAGARLIGGCCRTEPHHIADISRKWRPSVVVSS, encoded by the coding sequence ATGAATAAAAAAATTAGCCCAATTGACGCAATATTACGAGATCATTCAGTCATGATTTTGGACGGGGCTCTAGCTACAGAGCTTGAAAGGCATGGGTGCGATTTGGACGATCCCCTGTGGTCTGCACGTGTATTACTTGAAAATCCAGAAGTGATTTATCAAGTTCACTCTGACTACTTTCGGGCTGGTGCTGATTGTGCGATAACGGCAAGCTACCAAGCAACAGTTGAAGGTTTCGCCCTCCGCGGAATACAAGAGAAAGAGGCTTTGGAACTAATCCGGAAAACGGTTTTACTCGCAAGGAAAGCAAGAGATGAATTTTGGAAGGAAGAAGAATATCAAGCGATTAGACCTAAGCCATTGGTTGCTGCATCAGTTGGACCTTATGGGGCTTACCTTGCAGATGGTTCAGAGTATGTAGGAAACTATGGTGTTTCCGATGAAACTTTAACTGCATTTCATCGCTCGCGAATATCTGCTTTGATTGAAGCCGGTGCTGACATTTTAGCATTTGAAACGATTCCTTCTCTGCAAGAAGCAAAAGTATTACATACATTATTGAAAGATTATCCAGAAGTCTATGCTTGGCTATCCTTTTCATTGAAAAATGAAAAAGCGATTAGTGACGGTACATTGCTTGAGGAGTGTACCAGATTGTTTGGGGATAGTGAGCAAATTGCTGCAATCGGCATCAACTGTGCGCCCATATCAGGTATCACGGAAGCCATACAGGTGTTGCGTTCAAACACGCATAAACCAATTATAGTTTATCCGAATTCTGGTGAAACATATAATCCGGAAACTAAAACCTGGCATGGTGAAGAATCATGTAACAGGTTCGACCTGAAATCTGAAGAATGGCACCATGCAGGGGCACGTTTAATTGGAGGATGTTGCAGAACGGAACCGCATCATATTGCAGACATTTCAAGAAAGTGGAGACCTTCCGTTGTGGTATCCTCCTAA
- a CDS encoding ring-cleaving dioxygenase yields MELKGLHHVSAITAKAGNNFEFYTKVLGMRLIKKTVNQDDVRVYHLFYGDQIGSPGTELTFFEIPNAARTHEGNNSISEISLRVRDDEALGYWKKRFVEFNVEHDEISSRFERKVLSFKDPEGQRLLLVSDQDNNGVQGGLPWDGSPVPQEFSILGLGPVKLTVPNIEQTESVLTKVLGFRKSGTYPSSIRGQNPIVVYETGEGGTGAELHIEERNDIPRERLGRGGVHHVAFRVDNEGELRKWIEKISESKFVNSGYVDRFYFHSLYFREPNGILFELATDGPGFAVDEAEQHLGENLALPPFLESKRKDIEANLKPLNTKPTN; encoded by the coding sequence ATGGAATTAAAAGGATTGCATCATGTTTCTGCGATTACAGCTAAAGCGGGAAATAATTTTGAATTTTACACGAAAGTCTTAGGGATGCGATTAATTAAAAAAACGGTGAATCAAGATGATGTTCGTGTGTATCACTTATTTTATGGAGATCAAATTGGTTCACCGGGTACGGAATTGACATTTTTTGAAATTCCCAATGCTGCCCGCACACATGAGGGGAACAATAGTATTTCAGAAATTTCCTTAAGGGTGAGAGATGATGAAGCACTAGGATATTGGAAAAAAAGGTTTGTTGAATTCAATGTTGAGCATGATGAAATATCGAGCCGTTTTGAAAGGAAGGTGCTATCTTTTAAAGATCCTGAAGGGCAGAGGCTTCTTCTGGTTTCCGATCAGGATAATAACGGGGTTCAAGGAGGATTACCGTGGGATGGAAGCCCGGTACCGCAAGAGTTTTCAATCCTTGGATTAGGACCAGTAAAACTTACTGTACCCAATATTGAACAAACAGAAAGCGTTCTTACCAAGGTATTGGGGTTCAGGAAATCAGGCACATACCCATCCTCAATTAGGGGGCAAAATCCGATAGTCGTTTACGAGACAGGTGAGGGAGGAACAGGAGCCGAACTCCATATTGAAGAAAGGAATGACATACCTCGGGAAAGGTTGGGGAGGGGTGGAGTACACCATGTTGCCTTCCGGGTGGATAATGAAGGGGAACTGAGAAAATGGATAGAGAAAATTAGTGAATCGAAATTCGTGAACTCGGGATATGTGGACCGCTTTTATTTTCATTCACTCTATTTTAGGGAGCCGAATGGCATCTTATTTGAATTAGCTACTGATGGACCAGGTTTTGCAGTGGATGAAGCAGAGCAGCACTTAGGTGAGAACCTTGCCCTGCCACCATTTTTAGAATCGAAAAGAAAGGATATTGAAGCGAATTTAAAACCACTGAATACAAAACCAACAAATTAA
- the aspA gene encoding aspartate ammonia-lyase, which produces MLIEERTYRIEKDFLGEKEIPADVYYGIQTLRAVENFPITGYKVNEEMIRALAMIKKAAALANMDTKRLYDGIGSAIVKASDEVIDGKWHEYFIVDPIQGGAGTSMNMNINEIVANRALELMGHNKGDYVQVSPNSHVNMSQSTNDVFPTAIHLSTLRLLEQLLQTMTKMSTVLKKKAKQFDHVIKMGRTHLQDAVPIRLGQEFEAYSRVLDRDIKRISQSRQHLYEVNMGATAVGTGLNADPRYIENVVKYLAEISNLPLVGAEHLVDATQNTDAYTEVSASLKVCMMNMSKIANDLRLMASGPRAGLGEITLPARQPGSSIMPGKVNPVMPELINQVAFQVIGNDNTICLASEAGQLELNVMEPVLVFNLLQSISIMNNAFNVFTDYCLEGIEANEQHLKDYVEQSVGVITAVNPHLGYEVVSRIAREAILKGKSVRELCLQYDVLTEEELDLILNPYEMTKPGIAGASLFDRQ; this is translated from the coding sequence ATGTTGATAGAAGAGAGAACATACCGCATCGAGAAAGACTTTCTTGGGGAAAAGGAAATTCCGGCAGATGTTTATTATGGAATACAAACTTTACGCGCTGTAGAGAATTTTCCGATTACCGGTTATAAGGTCAATGAAGAAATGATTCGTGCACTAGCCATGATTAAAAAAGCAGCCGCTTTAGCAAATATGGATACCAAACGATTATATGATGGTATTGGAAGCGCTATCGTCAAAGCTTCTGATGAAGTGATCGATGGAAAGTGGCATGAATATTTCATCGTTGACCCAATTCAAGGCGGCGCAGGTACATCAATGAATATGAACATTAATGAAATCGTTGCCAACCGTGCGTTAGAACTCATGGGACACAATAAAGGGGATTATGTACAAGTTAGTCCAAATAGCCATGTTAACATGTCGCAATCAACCAATGACGTATTCCCTACTGCCATTCATTTATCAACACTGAGGCTTTTAGAGCAATTGTTACAAACAATGACCAAGATGAGTACGGTTTTAAAGAAAAAAGCAAAACAATTTGATCATGTTATCAAAATGGGACGCACACATCTTCAGGACGCAGTGCCAATTCGACTCGGTCAAGAATTTGAGGCATACAGCCGCGTGTTGGATCGGGACATAAAACGAATCAGTCAATCACGTCAACATTTATATGAAGTGAATATGGGAGCAACAGCCGTGGGAACGGGATTGAACGCAGATCCTCGTTACATTGAAAATGTTGTTAAATATTTAGCTGAAATCAGTAACTTGCCGCTTGTAGGAGCAGAACATTTAGTAGATGCAACCCAGAATACGGATGCATATACTGAAGTGTCAGCTTCATTGAAAGTATGTATGATGAATATGTCTAAAATTGCTAATGATTTACGTTTGATGGCTTCAGGACCGAGAGCGGGATTAGGAGAAATCACACTTCCAGCACGTCAACCAGGTTCATCCATCATGCCAGGAAAAGTAAATCCAGTAATGCCAGAATTAATTAATCAAGTCGCTTTCCAAGTCATCGGGAACGATAATACGATTTGCTTAGCTTCTGAAGCAGGACAACTTGAGTTGAACGTAATGGAGCCAGTCCTTGTATTCAATTTATTGCAATCAATTAGCATAATGAACAATGCTTTCAATGTCTTTACAGATTATTGTTTAGAAGGCATTGAAGCTAATGAGCAACATTTAAAAGATTATGTCGAACAAAGTGTTGGAGTGATTACAGCAGTCAATCCGCACCTTGGGTACGAAGTGGTTTCACGTATTGCGCGTGAAGCGATATTAAAAGGCAAATCAGTTCGCGAACTTTGTTTACAATATGATGTGTTGACAGAAGAAGAATTGGATCTGATTCTAAATCCTTATGAGATGACAAAACCCGGTATAGCGGGAGCTTCTCTTTTTGATCGGCAATAA
- a CDS encoding asparaginase — MKKLMLITTGGTIASLEGKDGLVPEMKADEFLGHLPGLDLLYQIDSKPLMNIDSTNMQPEDWTEMAQSIHEHYHDYDGFVITHGTDTMAYTSAALSYMLQELGKPIVITGSQIPIAFKKTDAKRNISDAIRFACEDIGGVFVVFDGRVIQGTRAIKLRTKSYDSFESINYPYIATIFKDKIEYLKPVHSPKKKEVKLDASLCTDVALVKLYPGIKPEFFDSLKNQCRGIVIESYGSGGIPFQGRNILEKLNELVQCGISVVITTQCLEEGEDMDIYEVGRKVNKNVIIRSGNMNTEAIVPKLMWILAKTQDPKKVKEMMETPIAEDITL; from the coding sequence ATGAAGAAGTTGATGTTAATTACTACAGGTGGTACAATTGCATCGTTAGAAGGAAAAGATGGACTGGTTCCAGAAATGAAAGCTGACGAATTTTTAGGACACCTGCCGGGATTGGATTTACTTTATCAGATTGATAGTAAGCCTTTGATGAATATTGATAGTACAAATATGCAGCCCGAAGATTGGACAGAAATGGCACAATCCATCCATGAGCACTACCATGATTACGATGGCTTTGTGATTACCCATGGAACAGATACAATGGCTTACACTTCAGCTGCGCTCTCGTATATGTTACAAGAGTTAGGGAAACCAATTGTCATTACAGGTTCTCAAATCCCAATTGCCTTTAAAAAGACAGATGCCAAAAGAAATATCTCTGATGCGATTCGGTTTGCTTGTGAAGATATTGGAGGAGTATTTGTTGTTTTTGATGGTAGAGTCATCCAGGGTACTAGGGCCATTAAATTGAGAACTAAAAGCTATGATTCGTTTGAAAGTATAAACTATCCATATATCGCTACCATATTCAAAGATAAAATTGAGTATCTAAAGCCAGTTCATTCACCAAAGAAAAAGGAAGTTAAGTTAGATGCTTCCCTATGTACTGATGTTGCTTTGGTTAAGCTGTATCCCGGTATTAAACCTGAATTCTTTGATTCTCTGAAAAATCAATGTCGGGGAATCGTAATTGAAAGTTATGGAAGCGGTGGTATTCCGTTTCAAGGAAGAAATATTCTAGAAAAATTGAATGAGTTAGTACAGTGTGGAATATCCGTAGTCATTACTACCCAATGTTTGGAAGAAGGGGAAGATATGGATATTTACGAAGTGGGACGAAAAGTGAATAAGAATGTCATCATTCGTTCCGGAAATATGAATACAGAAGCCATCGTTCCTAAGTTGATGTGGATTTTAGCCAAGACACAAGATCCCAAAAAAGTGAAGGAAATGATGGAAACACCGATTGCAGAGGATATTACATTATAG
- a CDS encoding ring-cleaving dioxygenase → MQKQNAGIHHITAIVGNPQENVDFYAGVLGLRMVKKTVNFDDPGTYHLYFGDESGSPGTIITFFPWPGAYKGRIGSGQVGVTTYAVPEGSLGFWEMRLGKFNIDFEKVSRFGEEYLEFQDPHGLQLQLVERKEGKNSEWSFGGVPADKAVKGFGGAVLLTSKPIKTMELLENVIGLQKIGEEGDYIRFKSTSDIGNLIDVKKTVLPNGKIGVGTVHHLAWRAIDNEDHKEWREHIANHGYGVTPFTDRQYFDAIYFREDGGILFEVATDPPGFAHDETKETMGSKLMLPPWLEEKRGIMEKTLLPAVPRVLEEDK, encoded by the coding sequence ATGCAAAAGCAAAATGCAGGAATACATCATATAACCGCAATTGTAGGCAATCCTCAAGAGAACGTGGATTTTTATGCTGGAGTATTGGGACTGCGTATGGTGAAGAAAACCGTTAATTTTGATGATCCAGGCACCTATCATTTGTATTTCGGAGATGAATCAGGTTCTCCGGGCACTATCATCACTTTCTTTCCTTGGCCAGGGGCATACAAAGGGAGAATTGGCTCAGGACAAGTGGGTGTTACAACATATGCCGTTCCGGAAGGATCATTGGGTTTCTGGGAAATGCGTTTAGGTAAATTTAACATAGATTTTGAAAAGGTTTCACGTTTCGGCGAGGAATATCTGGAATTTCAAGACCCACATGGTTTGCAACTTCAACTGGTTGAGCGTAAAGAAGGGAAAAATAGCGAGTGGTCATTCGGCGGTGTACCAGCTGATAAGGCTGTCAAGGGATTCGGCGGTGCCGTATTATTGACGTCAAAACCGATTAAAACGATGGAACTATTAGAGAATGTGATCGGCCTGCAAAAGATTGGGGAAGAGGGCGATTACATCCGCTTCAAATCCACATCGGACATCGGAAATTTGATAGATGTTAAAAAAACGGTTTTGCCAAATGGGAAAATCGGAGTGGGAACTGTCCATCATCTTGCATGGCGAGCAATCGATAATGAAGATCATAAAGAATGGAGGGAGCATATCGCCAACCATGGCTATGGTGTGACACCCTTTACAGACCGTCAATACTTCGATGCCATTTATTTCAGGGAAGATGGAGGCATACTTTTTGAAGTGGCCACAGATCCACCTGGCTTCGCTCATGATGAAACGAAGGAAACGATGGGCAGTAAATTAATGCTGCCGCCATGGCTGGAAGAAAAAAGGGGAATCATGGAGAAAACGTTACTGCCGGCAGTGCCGAGAGTACTAGAGGAGGATAAATGA
- a CDS encoding alpha/beta fold hydrolase produces MSKRKEPKNQSESISKWKHFMDIPNQPMPEMGQTPKIEVWKKNKSTLWYYPSAQKKYDVPVFLIYSLINTPLILDLSPGNSLIESFVNEGFDVYLLDFGSPGFEDGDISIEDYIVDYIQKGVQRALRHSGASEITVMGFCLGGTIAAIYAAIADEPIKNLILSVTPVDFSASEFFDQWQEALKEGTADFNDTIDIYQTIPASAVKYGIRLITSPIYISPYLSLLNQADDDEYVQNWRRFNAWANGHIPLSGAAAKQITKDLLIKNSLVNGGFKVRGKKAKLSKIDASVLVCASEYDRLVPQEMIYPIMKHLRCKDKTYSLLKSGHAAKQYSGELPYYLKEWLPGRSSPIQ; encoded by the coding sequence ATGTCTAAGCGGAAAGAGCCAAAAAATCAATCCGAATCCATATCTAAATGGAAACATTTTATGGATATTCCCAATCAGCCAATGCCTGAAATGGGACAGACGCCGAAAATAGAGGTATGGAAAAAAAACAAATCAACGCTTTGGTATTATCCATCAGCACAAAAAAAATATGATGTGCCGGTTTTTCTTATATATTCACTGATCAATACTCCTTTGATTCTTGATTTGTCCCCTGGTAATAGTTTAATAGAATCTTTTGTGAATGAAGGTTTTGATGTATATTTGCTTGATTTTGGAAGTCCGGGCTTTGAAGATGGTGATATATCGATCGAAGATTATATCGTCGATTATATTCAAAAAGGAGTACAGCGTGCATTACGCCACTCTGGAGCATCAGAAATTACAGTTATGGGGTTTTGCCTCGGCGGTACAATCGCCGCAATTTATGCTGCCATTGCAGACGAGCCAATCAAGAACTTGATCCTCTCCGTTACACCGGTTGATTTCAGTGCCTCGGAATTTTTTGATCAATGGCAGGAAGCGTTAAAGGAAGGTACCGCGGATTTTAACGATACGATTGATATTTATCAAACGATCCCAGCCAGTGCAGTTAAATACGGAATCCGATTAATTACATCTCCTATCTATATATCACCCTATTTATCTTTATTGAATCAAGCGGATGATGATGAATACGTTCAAAATTGGCGCCGCTTCAATGCTTGGGCTAATGGGCATATACCATTATCCGGAGCAGCCGCAAAACAAATAACCAAAGACCTTTTGATAAAAAATAGCTTGGTTAATGGGGGTTTTAAGGTAAGGGGGAAAAAAGCGAAGCTATCGAAAATTGATGCTAGTGTTTTGGTATGCGCGAGTGAGTATGATCGATTGGTCCCACAGGAAATGATTTATCCGATAATGAAGCATTTAAGATGTAAGGATAAGACATATAGCCTACTGAAAAGTGGACATGCTGCTAAACAATATTCCGGTGAACTACCATATTATTTGAAGGAATGGCTACCGGGGCGCTCTTCACCAATTCAATAG
- a CDS encoding helix-turn-helix domain-containing protein has translation MIVNRLTTLRKAKRWSLQYTADRLGIAKSTYAGYESGHRRPSLETINLLAGLYDTSTDYILGRVDYPSKDITTESPRVMELTDSPNMNLAVDGISLSEEETIQFIAFIRAKREVEIYRDKQNVT, from the coding sequence ATGATTGTAAATAGATTAACTACATTAAGGAAGGCCAAAAGGTGGTCTTTGCAATATACCGCTGACAGACTCGGAATCGCCAAGAGTACCTATGCAGGTTACGAATCGGGCCATCGCCGCCCTTCGTTAGAAACGATTAATTTATTAGCAGGCTTATATGATACATCCACTGATTACATTCTAGGTCGAGTGGATTATCCATCTAAAGATATTACCACAGAGTCACCACGAGTCATGGAATTAACGGATTCGCCAAATATGAATCTGGCTGTCGATGGAATCTCTCTTTCTGAAGAGGAAACGATTCAATTCATCGCTTTTATTAGAGCTAAACGAGAAGTGGAAATATATCGCGATAAACAAAATGTAACATAG
- a CDS encoding nitroreductase family protein, producing the protein MGKDFFSAIEDRRSYYSLSKERVVPNKRIKEVIDHAVQYSPSAFNSQSARVIVLTGQSHDQLWAITKKTLRKAIGVKDFEKTEEKMKSFINGYGTVLFFEDQAIIDRLQEQFNTYAENFPIWSNQSSAILQFVVWTSLEIEGFGASLQHYNPLIDDEVRKTWDISRDWKLIAQMPFGKPTAGPGDKDFSPLEERVKYYH; encoded by the coding sequence ATGGGTAAAGATTTTTTTAGCGCAATTGAAGATAGACGCTCTTATTATTCCCTTAGCAAGGAACGTGTTGTTCCTAATAAAAGGATTAAAGAAGTTATCGATCATGCCGTTCAATATTCCCCTTCCGCTTTCAACTCCCAAAGTGCAAGAGTGATTGTTTTAACTGGCCAAAGCCACGACCAATTATGGGCTATCACGAAAAAAACATTAAGAAAAGCAATCGGTGTCAAGGATTTTGAAAAAACTGAAGAAAAAATGAAGTCATTTATAAATGGTTATGGTACGGTTTTATTCTTTGAAGACCAGGCCATTATAGATAGGCTTCAAGAACAATTCAACACGTATGCCGAAAACTTTCCGATTTGGTCGAACCAATCGTCTGCCATTTTACAATTTGTCGTATGGACTTCCTTGGAAATTGAAGGGTTTGGGGCAAGTCTTCAGCATTATAACCCTTTAATCGATGACGAAGTGAGAAAGACATGGGATATATCACGCGATTGGAAACTCATCGCACAGATGCCCTTTGGAAAACCAACTGCAGGGCCTGGCGATAAAGACTTCTCACCACTTGAAGAACGTGTGAAATATTATCATTGA
- the mmuP gene encoding S-methylmethionine permease, whose product MVNKKKHDFQRQMQARHIIMLSLGGVIGTGLFLSSGYTIQQAGPFGTILSYLIGALVVYLVMLCLGELAVQMPETGAFHSYAAKYIGPGTGYTVAWLYWLTWTVALGSEFTAAGLLMQRWFPSINVWIWSALFAILVLALNAWTVKFFSESEFWFASIKVFAIVIFIILGAAAMIGFIPIIHSQSPPLFSNFTSAGLFPNGAFAILMTMLAVNFAFSGTELIGIAAGETVNPEKTIPKAIRMTLWRLIIFFVGTIVVLSALLPISDASVLESPFVAVLERIGVPYAADIMNFVILTAILSAANSGLYASSRMLWSLADKKTISPIFAKLSKRGVPINAVLCSMLGGGLALFSSIIAPDTVYIVLVSISGLAVVVVWMSISASQFLFRRRFIKEGNSVNDLAFHTPLYPLIPIVSFMLCLASCIGIAFDPTQRIALYCGIPFILFCYGSYYLTQTIKKKRSRT is encoded by the coding sequence ATGGTGAACAAAAAGAAGCATGATTTTCAAAGGCAAATGCAAGCACGGCATATAATAATGCTATCGCTTGGCGGGGTGATTGGAACTGGTTTATTCTTAAGTTCGGGTTATACGATTCAACAGGCTGGCCCATTCGGCACCATCCTTTCGTATCTGATTGGGGCTTTAGTGGTTTATCTAGTCATGCTATGTCTAGGTGAACTGGCAGTACAAATGCCCGAGACAGGTGCGTTTCATAGCTACGCAGCCAAATACATCGGACCAGGGACAGGATATACAGTAGCCTGGTTGTATTGGCTAACCTGGACTGTTGCACTAGGTTCGGAATTTACGGCTGCAGGATTGTTAATGCAGCGATGGTTTCCATCAATTAATGTCTGGATATGGAGTGCTCTATTTGCCATATTGGTCTTGGCTTTAAATGCGTGGACCGTTAAGTTTTTCTCTGAATCCGAATTCTGGTTTGCGTCTATAAAGGTATTTGCTATTGTTATATTTATTATTCTGGGAGCTGCGGCAATGATAGGTTTTATTCCAATAATTCATTCACAATCACCCCCGTTATTTTCCAATTTTACAAGTGCAGGTTTATTTCCGAATGGTGCTTTTGCTATTCTAATGACAATGCTCGCGGTGAATTTCGCGTTTTCTGGAACTGAATTAATCGGAATTGCAGCTGGAGAAACAGTGAATCCAGAAAAAACGATACCAAAGGCAATCCGTATGACATTATGGAGATTGATCATCTTTTTTGTAGGGACCATTGTTGTATTATCCGCATTATTGCCTATTTCGGATGCAAGCGTACTAGAGAGCCCCTTTGTTGCAGTTCTCGAACGAATTGGAGTGCCGTATGCAGCGGATATTATGAACTTTGTTATATTAACTGCCATTTTGTCTGCTGCAAATTCTGGATTATATGCATCATCCAGAATGCTTTGGTCACTTGCGGATAAGAAAACTATATCACCCATATTTGCAAAATTGTCAAAACGGGGTGTTCCGATAAATGCAGTCCTTTGCAGTATGTTGGGAGGTGGTTTAGCCCTTTTCTCGAGTATTATTGCACCGGATACTGTATATATAGTGCTTGTATCCATTTCTGGATTAGCCGTGGTAGTAGTTTGGATGAGTATTAGCGCGTCACAGTTTCTATTTCGCAGACGATTTATAAAAGAAGGAAATTCAGTAAATGATTTGGCTTTTCATACACCATTATATCCACTCATACCAATCGTTTCTTTTATGCTATGTCTTGCTTCTTGCATAGGAATTGCATTTGATCCTACACAACGAATTGCACTATATTGTGGCATTCCTTTTATTTTATTTTGCTATGGAAGTTATTATCTGACACAAACTATAAAGAAAAAGAGGAGTAGAACATGA
- a CDS encoding alpha/beta hydrolase yields MKHIFQKGSNPEAPLLLLLHGTGGTETDLLPLAEMVSPGSSVLSVRGNVLENGMPRFFRRLSEGVFDEEDLIFRTKELYDFLESASQKYDFDRDRVVSLGYSNGANIAASLLFHFEGALQGAILHHPMVPRRGIVLPSLSDIPVFIAAGKNDPICPAEETDELNQLLLQAGAKVDVHWENYGHQLTRAEVEAAGSWFQKNFL; encoded by the coding sequence ATGAAGCATATTTTTCAAAAAGGAAGTAATCCAGAAGCTCCGTTACTTTTGCTTTTACATGGCACTGGAGGAACGGAAACAGATCTCTTGCCATTAGCGGAAATGGTTTCCCCGGGTTCATCCGTATTAAGCGTACGGGGAAATGTACTTGAAAACGGAATGCCTCGTTTTTTCCGCCGGTTATCCGAAGGGGTTTTTGATGAAGAAGACTTGATTTTCCGTACGAAAGAGCTTTATGACTTCTTGGAATCAGCGTCCCAAAAATATGACTTCGACCGTGACAGAGTGGTATCATTAGGTTATTCCAATGGTGCAAATATAGCGGCAAGTTTGCTGTTCCATTTCGAAGGGGCATTACAAGGAGCGATCCTACATCATCCAATGGTGCCTAGACGAGGGATTGTTTTGCCATCCCTTTCGGATATACCTGTATTTATTGCTGCAGGTAAAAACGATCCGATTTGCCCGGCAGAAGAAACTGATGAACTTAATCAACTTTTACTGCAAGCTGGTGCTAAAGTGGATGTTCACTGGGAAAATTACGGTCATCAGTTAACACGTGCAGAGGTTGAGGCAGCAGGATCATGGTTTCAGAAGAACTTTTTATAA
- a CDS encoding flavin reductase family protein: protein MISVNPESLTERENYKFLTGSIIPRPIALVTTQSDTGTINIAPFSFFNIVSSNPPMISISVQRKEGVSKDTARNAIQKGEFVVHITDENNVADANRTAKELPSDESELGLTHFTLAVSEKISVPGLQEAKVRFECTLEHAIPLAGSQNKPGCDLLIGKIVCYHIEQDIYHNGRIDQNGLKPVARLAGHTYTKLGELFEIERP from the coding sequence ATGATTTCTGTTAATCCCGAAAGTCTGACTGAACGGGAAAATTACAAGTTTTTGACTGGAAGCATTATACCGAGACCTATAGCCCTGGTTACGACACAATCCGACACCGGTACAATCAATATAGCGCCATTCAGCTTTTTTAACATAGTCAGTTCAAATCCTCCGATGATTTCCATTTCTGTTCAACGGAAAGAAGGAGTTTCAAAGGACACAGCCCGAAATGCAATTCAAAAAGGTGAATTCGTTGTTCATATCACTGATGAAAATAATGTAGCTGATGCAAATCGAACGGCCAAGGAACTCCCATCTGACGAAAGTGAATTGGGTCTTACCCATTTCACGCTGGCTGTTAGTGAGAAGATATCAGTACCAGGATTGCAAGAAGCGAAGGTACGCTTTGAATGTACATTAGAGCATGCGATACCATTGGCAGGTTCCCAGAATAAACCTGGATGTGATTTATTGATAGGGAAAATAGTCTGCTATCATATAGAGCAAGATATTTACCATAATGGCCGAATTGACCAGAATGGGCTGAAACCTGTAGCAAGATTAGCGGGTCATACTTATACAAAACTAGGGGAATTATTTGAAATAGAACGTCCTTAA
- a CDS encoding DUF4309 domain-containing protein, whose translation MNRFIRSVTFLMLAFLIFSGQAAFASSSLTSQSTPDLLIRQIMGLAYESQQTINSGPFSVGDSLKKVEKAWGAPEDLSTVAANYWSHNIRFLYDGSTGRKTITAIDDFDPQLQTIHLSMLKGLVGEPVSEVEQEGMYYVTYTDYANYKVVFVFESAWINPDPRLNMYTVEFASDNN comes from the coding sequence GTGAATCGTTTTATCCGGAGTGTTACATTTCTAATGCTCGCATTTCTCATTTTTAGTGGGCAGGCTGCTTTTGCGTCATCTTCATTAACATCACAATCCACGCCAGACCTTCTGATTCGGCAGATCATGGGTTTAGCCTATGAATCCCAGCAAACCATTAACAGTGGCCCATTTTCTGTAGGTGATTCGTTGAAGAAAGTGGAAAAAGCCTGGGGTGCACCGGAAGATTTAAGTACCGTTGCGGCCAATTATTGGTCCCATAATATCCGATTCCTCTATGACGGTTCAACAGGTAGAAAAACGATTACCGCCATTGATGATTTTGATCCGCAATTGCAAACCATCCATTTATCCATGTTGAAGGGATTGGTTGGTGAACCTGTAAGTGAAGTGGAGCAAGAAGGGATGTACTATGTCACTTATACCGATTACGCAAATTATAAAGTCGTCTTCGTGTTTGAAAGTGCCTGGATTAACCCTGATCCAAGATTGAATATGTATACGGTTGAATTTGCGTCAGATAATAATTGA